One Chaetodon trifascialis isolate fChaTrf1 chromosome 13, fChaTrf1.hap1, whole genome shotgun sequence DNA segment encodes these proteins:
- the ikzf5 gene encoding zinc finger protein Pegasus, whose product MGEEKPDTLDFVKDFQEYLSQQTQHVNMISGSVSGVKEADELPPDCSQNGLDHPSVDMSLEDSSGILVDGFERTYDGKLKCRYCNYATRGTARLIEHIRIHTGEKPHRCHLCPFASAYERHLEAHMRSHTGEKPYKCELCSFRCSDRSNLSHHRRRRHKLLPMKGARSLSHKKMLSVLQKKASSLGYGRRLLINFSPPSMVVHKADNVNDFSHELPHLRQETYDNQSRAIEDGHSTGQNHHHHDMVMDNPLNQLSTLAGQLASLPSESQPQTQPPMSPGAESIVDEKPFLIQQPHPATAPVAVTASMTHASSSSPITPEPRAPPHSNCSPGGGPCSEHSGRTSTPSISNSQPSTPAPGLSAPLQDPHMLHHCQHCDIYFPDNILYTIHMGCHGYENPFQCNICGHKCKSKYDFACHFARGQHK is encoded by the exons ATGGGTGAGGAAAAGCCGGACACGCTTGACTTTGTGAAGGATTTTCAGGAGTATCTGAGCCAGCAGACTCAACATGTCAACATGATATCAGGCTCTGTCAGCGGCGTCAAGGAGGCGGACGAGCTGCCACCAG ACTGCAGTCAGAATGGACTGGATCACCCCTCAGTGGACATGTCCCTGGAGGACAGCTCAGGGATCCTGGTGGATGGTTTTGAGAGGACCTATGACGGGAAGCTCAAGTGCCGCTACTGCAACTATGCCACCAGAGGCACGGCAAGGCTCATTGAGCACATTCGGATTCACACAG gagagaaacctcACCGCTGCCACCTGTGCCCGTTTGCTTCGGCCTACGAGCGCCACCTGGAGGCCCACATGCGatcacacacaggtgagaagccttACAAGTGTGAGCTGTGCTCCTTCCGCTGCAGCGATCGTAGCAACTTGTCGCACCACCGACGCCGACGCCACAAACTCCTGCCAATGAAAGGtgctcgctccctctcccatAAGAAGATGCTGAGTGTTTTACAGAAGAAGGCCAGCTCACTGGGCTATGGCCGCCGACTCCTCATCAACTTCAGCCCCCCTTCTATGGTGGTGCACAAGGCTGACAATGTGAACGACTTCTCCCACGAGCTGCCTCACTTACGTCAGGAGACCTATGATAATCAGAGTCGAGCAATCGAGGACGGGCACTCCACAGGTCAAAATCACCACCACCATGATATGGTTATGGATAACCCCCTGAACCAGCTGTCCACTCTAGCAGGCCAGTTGGCCAGCCTCCCTTCAGAGTCTCAGCCTCAGACTCAACCTCCCATGTCTCCAGGAGCGGAGTCTATCGTCGATGAGAAGCCCTTCCTTATCCAACAGCCCCACCCTGCCACAGCTCCTGTGGCAGTCACAGCAAGCATGACCcatgcctcctcctcttccccaaTCACCCCAGAGCCCCGGGCTCCTCCCCACAGCAACTGCAGCCCTGGAGGTGGACCGTGCAGCGAGCACAGCGGGCGCACCAGTACCCCTAGTATCTCCAACAGCCAACCAAGTACGCCCGCCCCAGGCCTGTCTGCCCCGCTGCAGGACCCCCACATGCTGCATCACTGCCAGCACTGTGACATCTACTTCCCAGACAACATCCTTTACACCATCCACATGGGCTGCCACGGCTACGAGAACCCATTCCAGTGCAACATCTGCGGCCACAAGTGCAAGAGCAAGTATGACTTTGCCTGCCACTTTGCCCGCGGGCAGCACAAGTGA